The following proteins come from a genomic window of Limosilactobacillus reuteri:
- a CDS encoding NAD kinase, with translation MRIGIYNNETAESQRVTKVLKTEMKRAGLTYVEKNPEVVITIGGDGTLLSAFHHYQKDLNNIRFVGIHTGHLGFYTDWRSFEIDDLVDSLVKDSGQAVSYPLLDMKATYSDGQIDNYIALNESTIRNVTRTMVCDVFINNHLFENFRGDGLCISTPTGSTAYNKSVGGAIVDPNSIGFQLAEMASLNNRVFRTLGSPIIFGADAELILRLRDENGHVLTCDRDQWMLKSEKERYLTELSYRVSKQRIYFAQYRHNNFWNRVKDSFIGGVR, from the coding sequence ATGAGAATTGGAATATATAATAATGAAACAGCAGAATCTCAACGAGTGACAAAGGTTTTAAAAACTGAAATGAAACGGGCGGGTTTAACTTATGTCGAAAAAAATCCAGAAGTTGTAATAACGATCGGTGGTGATGGCACTTTGTTATCAGCTTTTCATCATTATCAAAAAGATTTAAATAACATTCGCTTTGTTGGAATTCATACTGGGCACTTAGGATTTTATACGGATTGGCGGAGTTTTGAAATTGATGATTTAGTTGATAGTTTAGTAAAAGATAGCGGACAGGCAGTTTCGTATCCCTTACTTGATATGAAGGCTACTTATTCTGATGGGCAGATAGATAATTATATTGCACTTAATGAATCAACAATTCGGAATGTTACACGAACAATGGTATGTGATGTGTTTATTAATAATCATCTGTTTGAAAACTTTCGGGGGGATGGTTTATGTATTTCAACTCCAACCGGTTCAACTGCTTATAATAAATCGGTCGGTGGTGCCATTGTCGATCCAAATAGTATTGGCTTTCAGTTAGCAGAAATGGCTTCACTTAACAACCGGGTTTTTCGGACCCTAGGCTCACCGATTATTTTTGGTGCTGATGCTGAGTTGATTTTGCGTTTGCGTGATGAAAATGGTCATGTGCTTACATGCGATCGTGATCAATGGATGCTTAAAAGCGAGAAAGAACGGTATCTGACTGAATTATCTTATAGAGTTTCTAAGCAACGAATATATTTTGCTCAATATCGGCATAATAATTTCTGGAATCGAGTAAAAGATTCATTTATTGGTGGAGTGCGTTAA
- a CDS encoding GTP pyrophosphokinase family protein yields MIEDWQHFLLPYQQAVNELKVKLRGIRKQFQDQTQHSPIEFVTGRVKPVDSIKEKMIRRHVQEDRLEQDVQDIAGLRIMCQFVEDIYKVVDLLRQRSDMTILEERDYVTNVKPSGYRSYHIVIEYPVQLITGEKRILAEIQVRTLAMNFWATVEHSLNYKYQGEFPEELSARLQRAAEAAFKLDNEMSEIREEIKEAQTLFSKRRSTNSINEDELKE; encoded by the coding sequence ATGATTGAAGATTGGCAGCATTTTCTATTGCCATATCAGCAAGCTGTAAATGAACTAAAAGTCAAATTACGGGGGATACGAAAGCAATTTCAGGATCAAACGCAACATTCTCCGATTGAATTTGTAACTGGACGAGTAAAGCCAGTTGATAGTATTAAAGAAAAAATGATTAGACGACATGTGCAAGAGGACCGCCTTGAGCAAGATGTGCAAGATATTGCCGGTTTGCGGATCATGTGTCAATTTGTAGAAGACATTTATAAGGTAGTTGACTTATTACGGCAGCGAAGTGATATGACTATTTTAGAGGAACGTGATTATGTCACCAACGTTAAACCGAGTGGATATCGTTCCTATCATATTGTTATTGAATATCCGGTCCAATTGATTACTGGAGAAAAAAGAATATTAGCTGAAATTCAGGTGCGAACCCTTGCGATGAACTTTTGGGCAACGGTAGAACATTCTTTAAATTATAAATATCAAGGTGAGTTTCCTGAGGAGCTATCTGCAAGGTTGCAAAGAGCCGCAGAGGCAGCGTTTAAGCTTGATAATGAAATGTCAGAGATTCGAGAAGAAATAAAGGAAGCACAGACACTGTTTTCTAAGCGGAGGTCAACTAATTCTATTAATGAAGATGAATTAAAGGAGTAA
- a CDS encoding RluA family pseudouridine synthase, producing the protein MEFNWIYDHRTPRKLRSALKMYGVSSSLLKVAIYHGGKMQINGVDKWAVDTVNYHDKVTLILPPETANDNVDISEAPIDIIYEDQDFLIMNKPAGVATVPAHNVPVADSLVNRVKGYYKRQDYENQVTHVATRLDRDTSGLVVFPKHRFAHAVLDEQLKKHLVKKNYLALIKGKVPAEHGYIDAPIQRDPNSFVKRMVGKEGKASVTEYWCQECNVQASLIKIRLHTGRTHQIRVHFASLGFPLIGDKMYGEESRLIARQALHCYWLSFYSPFKGENITVSAPLPSDFKNAKDDLLSAKEY; encoded by the coding sequence ATGGAATTCAATTGGATATATGATCATCGCACACCACGGAAATTACGATCGGCATTAAAAATGTATGGAGTTTCTTCTTCGTTATTAAAAGTAGCCATATATCATGGAGGAAAAATGCAAATAAATGGGGTAGATAAGTGGGCAGTTGATACTGTTAATTACCACGATAAAGTAACATTAATTCTCCCTCCAGAAACTGCTAATGATAATGTGGATATCAGTGAGGCACCTATCGATATTATTTATGAAGATCAAGACTTTTTAATAATGAATAAGCCGGCAGGAGTAGCGACAGTTCCGGCTCATAATGTTCCGGTGGCCGATAGTTTGGTGAATCGGGTAAAAGGCTACTATAAGCGCCAAGATTATGAAAATCAGGTTACCCATGTTGCGACACGTTTAGACCGCGATACCAGCGGCTTAGTTGTTTTTCCTAAACACCGATTTGCTCATGCTGTCCTAGATGAACAATTAAAAAAACATTTAGTTAAGAAAAACTATCTTGCTCTAATTAAAGGAAAAGTTCCTGCAGAGCATGGTTATATTGATGCGCCGATTCAACGCGACCCCAATTCATTTGTAAAAAGAATGGTAGGGAAGGAAGGGAAGGCATCTGTAACTGAATACTGGTGCCAAGAATGTAATGTTCAAGCAAGCCTTATCAAAATTAGGCTGCATACAGGTCGGACACACCAAATTCGCGTTCATTTTGCTAGCCTTGGTTTTCCATTAATTGGCGATAAAATGTATGGTGAGGAATCAAGATTAATTGCTAGACAGGCACTCCATTGTTATTGGCTGAGCTTTTATAGTCCATTTAAAGGTGAAAATATTACTGTTTCGGCACCATTGCCAAGTGATTTCAAAAACGCTAAAGATGATCTTTTAAGTGCAAAAGAATATTAG
- the spxA gene encoding transcriptional regulator SpxA, whose product MVILYTSPSCTSCRKARVWLKEHDIAFKERNIFSEPLSLNEIKNILRMTEDGTEDIISKRSKAYQKLSVDLNDLSMKDLFKLISKNPGLLRRPIVIDDKRLQVGYNEDEIRRFLPRKVRELELVEAQEKANMI is encoded by the coding sequence ATGGTTATACTATATACGTCTCCAAGTTGCACGTCTTGTCGTAAAGCACGTGTCTGGCTAAAAGAACATGATATTGCTTTTAAGGAACGGAATATTTTTTCTGAACCATTGTCTTTAAATGAAATCAAGAATATTTTACGGATGACTGAAGATGGTACTGAAGATATTATTTCAAAGCGGTCTAAAGCTTACCAAAAGTTGAGTGTAGATCTTAATGATTTGTCGATGAAGGATCTGTTTAAGTTAATTAGTAAGAATCCAGGATTATTACGACGTCCTATTGTTATTGATGATAAACGGCTTCAAGTAGGTTACAATGAAGACGAAATCCGTCGCTTCTTACCTCGAAAGGTTCGTGAACTTGAACTAGTAGAAGCTCAAGAAAAAGCAAATATGATTTAA
- a CDS encoding DsbA family protein, which produces MLELHLFVNPLGMRCLRCEKDVLKIDRDLNTKISYQFVPLFNMKTIDSTLKYYHLNTHDLAVRQQVSKTLNQIILDYKAALFQGRKRGRHYLLQLQSALINQGLDYNDELINKIAHDSHLDLEMFFEDRQSQLAKQAFRQDQKIASDLGVSETATAVVFNTEDSDYGLMIPNFDYNTLINAFKSGKLSRSASLDEFVNQYRPPKLQIIQNNN; this is translated from the coding sequence ATGCTCGAACTTCATCTTTTTGTGAATCCATTAGGAATGCGTTGTTTACGGTGTGAAAAAGACGTGTTAAAAATTGATCGTGATTTAAATACAAAAATTAGTTACCAATTTGTACCACTATTCAATATGAAAACGATCGATAGCACACTTAAATATTATCATCTTAATACCCATGATCTTGCTGTAAGACAACAAGTATCAAAAACCCTTAACCAAATAATATTAGATTATAAAGCAGCCCTCTTCCAAGGACGAAAACGTGGACGACATTATCTCTTACAATTACAATCTGCGCTTATTAACCAAGGCTTGGATTACAACGATGAATTAATTAATAAAATTGCACATGATTCACACCTTGACTTAGAAATGTTTTTTGAGGATCGGCAAAGTCAACTTGCTAAGCAGGCTTTCCGTCAAGATCAAAAAATCGCAAGTGATCTAGGCGTATCAGAAACGGCTACCGCAGTCGTTTTTAACACCGAGGATTCTGATTACGGCCTAATGATTCCAAATTTTGACTATAATACTTTAATAAACGCATTTAAAAGCGGAAAATTGTCTCGATCTGCATCCTTAGATGAATTTGTGAACCAATATCGTCCGCCAAAGCTTCAAATTATACAAAACAATAATTAA
- a CDS encoding ISLre2-like element ISLre2 family transposase encodes MVKSGSLFEAEQIILKGVLELGQVIMQNFLESLDRSLKSQAPANYQVINKQPRTLNFIFGPVTFQRRYYQAGTKKREFYLDQQLKIKPRRRLSPHYLMMMAKIAQTTTMRNTADILNLVFDSGITADSVMHAVHELGNQVAKQTQAKEHQATPRHMPKNLTIEGDAFMIKGKKEAGQLTLVHHYRVYERVANQIINRHDFLSVGHQGRLEARLSDYLDRHYKLAGQTIFLASDAGPGYEPAKLLSLVPQGAHGEYFLDRYHCLQKIEHTLGRHNELAMRAIKAVRHHDQAELTIILDTYESQNLTEKQADDLMRLRKYLQRNWRYILSPQMRGFKDIHLIGSVESSHRAFTYRMKKQGKSWTKQGAKAMIGLIEARMNGELQASLNTILEQLTVLPRVAQTSLLQEMHIRTGEFLRKAPTKPSIGAVQGIIPINTVTSRPMGQLFKALTH; translated from the coding sequence TTGGTGAAATCAGGCAGTTTATTTGAAGCTGAACAGATTATTTTAAAAGGTGTATTGGAGTTAGGACAAGTAATCATGCAAAACTTTTTGGAAAGCTTAGATCGAAGCTTAAAGTCCCAAGCTCCAGCGAACTATCAAGTAATCAATAAACAGCCACGGACGCTTAATTTTATCTTTGGCCCGGTGACTTTTCAACGACGGTATTATCAGGCAGGAACAAAGAAACGTGAATTTTACTTAGACCAACAATTAAAAATTAAACCACGTCGTCGTTTATCGCCACACTACTTAATGATGATGGCTAAGATTGCCCAAACAACTACAATGCGCAATACTGCCGACATTTTGAACCTTGTATTTGACAGCGGAATTACTGCCGATTCGGTAATGCACGCCGTGCATGAGTTAGGAAATCAGGTAGCTAAACAAACTCAAGCAAAAGAACACCAAGCTACTCCTCGCCATATGCCTAAAAATTTAACTATTGAGGGTGATGCCTTTATGATTAAAGGTAAAAAAGAAGCAGGTCAGCTGACTCTTGTGCACCATTATCGGGTTTATGAGCGAGTAGCTAATCAAATCATTAATCGGCATGACTTTCTCAGTGTTGGGCACCAAGGACGGCTTGAAGCACGACTAAGTGATTATTTAGACCGCCATTATAAGCTTGCCGGTCAAACGATCTTTTTGGCCAGTGACGCTGGCCCAGGTTACGAACCAGCTAAGCTATTAAGTCTAGTTCCTCAAGGTGCACATGGTGAATACTTTCTCGACCGCTATCATTGTTTACAGAAAATTGAACATACTTTAGGCCGGCACAACGAATTAGCCATGCGAGCAATTAAAGCCGTTCGTCATCATGATCAAGCAGAGCTAACAATAATTTTAGATACTTATGAATCACAAAACCTAACGGAAAAACAAGCAGACGACCTAATGCGTTTAAGAAAGTATCTACAGCGAAATTGGCGGTATATCCTCTCACCACAAATGCGTGGATTTAAGGATATTCATTTAATTGGTTCAGTCGAAAGTTCTCACCGGGCTTTTACTTACCGGATGAAGAAACAGGGCAAGTCATGGACTAAGCAGGGGGCTAAAGCCATGATTGGTTTAATTGAAGCCCGAATGAATGGTGAACTGCAAGCTAGTTTAAATACAATCCTAGAACAATTAACAGTTCTTCCTCGAGTGGCTCAAACCAGCCTATTACAGGAAATGCATATTCGAACTGGAGAGTTTCTAAGAAAGGCACCGACAAAGCCGTCAATTGGAGCAGTACAAGGAATAATTCCGATCAACACGGTCACAAGTAGACCAATGGGACAACTTTTTAAGGCACTAACCCACTAA
- a CDS encoding IS30 family transposase codes for MGTTILSFQNRIVIETLHNEGRSLRYIANYLGFSKTTVFNELHRLNGEYQAELAQTDFERKVSQRGRKSSLTKSLKHLIEEKIQVQKWSPEQVAHVVGIAYKTVYNWIDQGWLDVQLPDLPDHGIRRHRAKEKRGTFSHGRSIEERPHKVETRQEFGHFEADTVLSGKRKGQAVATFVERKSRLTIVKRLHGRDSQSMTQAVLELASQLQDKLKTLTVDHGKEFANYQAIEQLTGTQVYFAHAYSPHERGSNENRNRVLRRFIPKGQAIEELSDRQLVQINWYLNSRPLKCLNWHTPIEIFLLNLRH; via the coding sequence ATGGGCACCACTATTTTATCATTCCAGAACCGCATTGTCATTGAAACGCTTCATAATGAAGGACGTTCCTTACGATACATCGCTAATTACTTAGGCTTTAGTAAAACCACAGTCTTTAACGAACTTCACCGGCTCAACGGTGAGTATCAAGCTGAACTAGCGCAAACTGACTTTGAACGCAAGGTTAGTCAACGGGGGCGGAAGTCTTCACTCACTAAAAGCCTTAAGCACTTGATTGAGGAAAAGATTCAAGTCCAGAAGTGGTCCCCTGAACAAGTTGCCCATGTAGTTGGGATTGCCTACAAGACGGTCTATAACTGGATTGATCAAGGATGGCTTGATGTACAGTTACCCGATTTGCCTGATCATGGAATTCGTCGTCATCGTGCTAAAGAAAAGCGTGGTACGTTCAGTCACGGCCGCTCCATTGAGGAGCGTCCTCATAAAGTCGAAACTCGCCAAGAATTCGGCCACTTTGAAGCTGATACCGTACTTTCTGGCAAACGTAAAGGTCAAGCTGTGGCGACTTTTGTGGAGCGTAAGAGTCGCCTGACAATTGTTAAACGGCTCCATGGTCGCGACAGTCAGTCCATGACTCAAGCCGTACTTGAACTAGCTAGTCAACTTCAAGACAAGCTCAAGACGCTTACCGTGGATCATGGGAAAGAGTTCGCTAACTATCAGGCAATTGAACAGCTAACAGGTACTCAGGTTTATTTTGCCCATGCTTATTCACCACATGAACGCGGTAGTAATGAGAACCGTAACCGAGTTTTGCGACGGTTTATTCCCAAGGGACAAGCCATTGAAGAGCTGAGCGATCGCCAGCTGGTTCAAATCAATTGGTATCTGAATTCCCGACCACTTAAATGTCTTAACTGGCACACACCAATCGAGATCTTCTTGCTTAATCTACGTCACTAA
- a CDS encoding competence protein CoiA family protein yields MLIAVHNDQLVLAENAKSDMAYYCPGCGQGVILRRGKHKITHYAHKRGNNCGFSEGETLEHLKGKKQIYQWAQKHHWNPQLEVYFPTIAQRPYILLEINGQTVAVEFQCSPLSLERLLARNEGYRQLKIPVWWILGSPYLRNLRNKKIVQFTQIFRKQFVLLFWDVKRAQLVINQKYRRCSYSRLKYDKKTILMEQIEMLKKKQYHFPSKEIRELSLTTLKLTGHALSECPLVCHDLIASWPGMSIPMIIWRIGVILEIEKFPLFYSWGDKEWKSLLMKVNKSDWLFPGCLPPETIRNIIINQYTNELIAFKVICRKDNHLILIHRPRWFNDSQLKLQLVKRRS; encoded by the coding sequence ATGTTAATTGCAGTTCATAATGATCAATTAGTGTTGGCTGAAAACGCAAAAAGCGATATGGCGTATTATTGTCCAGGATGCGGACAGGGAGTAATTTTGCGACGAGGAAAGCATAAGATTACTCACTATGCTCATAAGAGGGGGAATAATTGTGGCTTTAGTGAAGGTGAAACATTGGAACATTTAAAAGGAAAAAAGCAGATTTACCAATGGGCGCAAAAACATCATTGGAATCCACAATTAGAAGTTTATTTTCCAACAATTGCCCAACGCCCATATATTCTTTTAGAAATTAACGGACAAACTGTAGCAGTTGAATTTCAATGCAGTCCCTTAAGTCTTGAAAGGTTGTTAGCACGTAATGAGGGATATCGTCAGTTAAAAATTCCGGTTTGGTGGATATTAGGATCACCTTATTTGCGTAACTTGAGAAATAAAAAAATCGTTCAGTTTACGCAAATTTTTAGGAAACAATTTGTTCTCCTATTCTGGGATGTAAAAAGGGCGCAATTAGTTATTAATCAGAAATATCGGCGTTGTTCTTATAGCCGGTTAAAGTATGATAAAAAAACTATTTTAATGGAGCAGATTGAAATGTTAAAAAAGAAACAGTATCATTTTCCGAGTAAAGAAATAAGAGAACTATCATTAACCACTTTAAAACTTACTGGACATGCTTTATCTGAGTGCCCGTTGGTATGCCATGATCTCATTGCAAGTTGGCCGGGAATGTCTATTCCAATGATTATCTGGCGAATTGGTGTAATATTAGAGATAGAGAAATTCCCTTTATTTTATTCTTGGGGAGATAAGGAATGGAAAAGCTTATTAATGAAGGTAAACAAAAGCGATTGGTTATTTCCTGGTTGTTTACCTCCAGAAACAATTCGCAATATTATTATCAACCAATATACAAACGAATTAATTGCCTTTAAAGTAATTTGCAGAAAGGATAATCATCTTATTTTAATTCATCGTCCAAGATGGTTTAATGATTCACAGTTAAAACTACAGCTGGTTAAAAGGAGATCATAA
- a CDS encoding adaptor protein MecA translates to MEMERINENTIRVLVDNDDLSVRGITILDLLGDHQQIEDFFYSILKEVDTDHQFQNNDAVTFQVMPTNNGLELFISKNDSNFAGNEQHGPINDQVSKYIKQHLIQKNSSNQDQRKTAINDSEDNAIQHTNWQVITFDSFEDLIDFAKIAESDDVSSYLYKYNDLYYLAIAYSDSILNSNDIKDQLALAYEYGNPTATTVDFLSEHGKKIMPVSALHLIRHYFE, encoded by the coding sequence ATGGAGATGGAACGCATTAATGAAAATACTATTCGCGTTTTGGTAGATAATGATGATTTATCTGTTCGGGGTATCACCATTCTAGACTTACTTGGTGATCATCAGCAAATTGAGGATTTCTTTTATAGTATCCTGAAAGAAGTAGATACTGATCACCAATTCCAAAATAACGATGCGGTTACTTTTCAGGTGATGCCCACTAATAATGGCTTAGAATTATTTATTAGTAAAAATGATTCTAATTTTGCTGGGAATGAACAGCATGGACCAATTAATGACCAGGTGTCCAAATATATTAAGCAACATTTGATTCAAAAAAATAGTTCGAATCAAGATCAAAGAAAAACAGCGATTAATGATTCAGAAGATAATGCGATTCAACACACTAACTGGCAAGTAATTACATTTGATTCTTTTGAAGATTTGATTGATTTTGCGAAAATTGCTGAGAGTGATGATGTTTCATCATATTTATATAAGTACAATGATTTATATTATTTAGCAATTGCTTATTCTGATTCTATTTTGAACAGTAATGATATTAAAGATCAACTTGCTCTTGCTTATGAATATGGAAACCCCACGGCAACAACGGTTGATTTTCTAAGTGAACATGGAAAGAAAATAATGCCAGTATCTGCCTTACATTTAATTCGACACTATTTTGAATAA